In Triticum urartu cultivar G1812 chromosome 6, Tu2.1, whole genome shotgun sequence, the following proteins share a genomic window:
- the LOC125515401 gene encoding F-box protein PP2-B10-like gives MEEACEIARLPEELVSAALARTSPRDACRAAAVSPAFRDAADSDAVWARFLPPGGLPPLADGELAGPAPPSSKKELFLRLSAGPALLQDRLVSMWLDRETSAKCYMLSARNLFIVWGDTPQYWTWIPLDDSRFSEGAQLMHVCWFEIRGKIHSKMLSQDTTYAAYMVFRTTDNFYGLDFPVQEASISAGATNTTRKVCLQGNDDDDGKGGVPENYRPMVPFPRLRLRRRNRRVVSHEENVTLPQQRADGWMELELGEFLNEGADDGEVSISLMETKGGNWKSGLIVQGIEIRRKKSG, from the exons ATGGAGGAGGCCTGCGAGATCGCGCGCCTGCCGGAGGAGCTCGTCTCGGCGGCGCTGGCCCGCACGTCCCCGCGCGACGCCTGCCGGGCCGCGGCGGTGTCCCCGGCCTTCCGCGACGCGGCCGACTCCGACGCCGTCTGGGCCCGCTTCCTGCCCCCCGGCGGCCTCCCGCCGCTCGCCGACGGGGAGCTGGCCGGCCCCGCCCCGCCCTCCTCCAAGAAGGAGCTCTTCCTCCGCCTCTCAGCCGGCCCCGCCCTCCTCCAGGACAGGCTCGTG AGTATGTGGCTGGACAGGGAGACCAGCGCCAAGTGCTACATGCTGTCCGCCAGGAACCTCTTCATCGTGTGGGGCGACACGCCGCAGTACTGGACCTGGATCCCGCTCGACGACTCCAG GTTCTCTGAAGGTGCCCAACTCATGCATGTTTGCTGGTTCGAGATCCGCGGGAAGATACATAGCAAGATGCTCTCCCAGGACACAACCTATGCCGCCTACATGGTCTTCAGGACGACCGATAATttctacgggctggattttcctGTCCAGGAGGCATCGATCAGCGCCGGAGCAACCAACACAACCCGCAAGGTTTGCCTCCAAGGTAATGATGACGACGACGGCAAGGGTGGGGTGCCCGAGAACTACCGGCCGATGGTTCCCTTTCCGCGGCTAAGACTCAGGAGAAGGAACCGCCGCGTAGTATCCCACGAAGAGAATGTCACGCTCCCACAGCAAAGGGCCGACGGGTGGATGGAGCTGGAGCTGGGGGAGTTCCTCAACGAGGGGGCCGACGACGGCGAGGTGTCCATCAGCCTGATGGAGACCAAAGGCGGGAACTGGAAGAGCGGCCTCATCGTGCAGGGCATCGAGATCAGACGGAAGAAATCGGGCTGA